A region of Deltaproteobacteria bacterium DNA encodes the following proteins:
- a CDS encoding GntR family transcriptional regulator, with protein sequence MSGQLKASDNFPSERELREEFGVSTITIRQALKILENEGLIRREQGRGTFITEQDHNKLYIEWSGSVHDFFNPAGQHKPVITSKTIIRADSQTAMEMGLQEGEELYLLEGTQRLFTDKPQGLYLKAYFPKEIGEKIPVEELKGRLFITALQISSEELTQIIQAMSATTATKKIAAIMKLQEGSPILINKLTFISKKHHVVGIAIWHIPGDIFQFVNKLRYRKPRY encoded by the coding sequence ATGAGCGGGCAGCTTAAAGCTTCCGATAACTTCCCTTCAGAACGTGAGTTGAGAGAAGAATTCGGGGTCAGCACCATCACCATTCGGCAGGCTTTGAAAATACTGGAAAATGAAGGGCTGATCCGGCGCGAACAAGGCCGGGGCACCTTTATCACCGAACAAGATCACAATAAGCTTTATATCGAATGGTCCGGGTCCGTGCATGATTTCTTCAACCCGGCCGGTCAACATAAGCCGGTCATCACCTCAAAAACGATAATTCGGGCGGATTCACAAACGGCCATGGAAATGGGCCTGCAAGAAGGGGAAGAACTTTACCTGCTGGAAGGCACGCAACGTCTCTTTACAGACAAACCCCAGGGACTTTACCTGAAGGCCTATTTCCCCAAGGAGATCGGCGAAAAAATCCCTGTGGAAGAATTAAAAGGACGCCTTTTCATCACCGCGCTACAAATCTCATCGGAAGAACTGACGCAGATCATCCAGGCAATGTCCGCAACCACGGCCACCAAAAAAATTGCCGCTATTATGAAGCTTCAGGAAGGGAGCCCTATTCTAATCAATAAATTGACCTTTATAAGCAAAAAACACCATGTCGTGGGCATAGCAATCTGGCACATTCCCGGGGATATTTTTCAATTTGTGAACAAGCTGCGCTATAGAAAACCCAGGTATTGA